The Sedimentibacter sp. zth1 DNA segment ATTGTTCTTATTGTATATATAATTTCAATTATTTTTGTATTGGTAGTTGCATATATGGTATGTAGCAAGGTGTTTTTTAGGGAAAGGAAAGATTTTGGAATTTACAAAGCGTTTGGATTTACATCTACAAATTTAAGAATGCAATTTGTTTTGAGATTTTTAATAGTAGCAGTTATTGGTTCTACAATAGGAACGATTTTAAGTGTGATTTTTAGCAAAAAGGTAATAGGTCTTGTGTTAAAAATGATGGGAATTACAAATTTTAATGCAAATTATTCTGTAATGGGAATTGTGGGACCTATTTTATTGTTGAGTCTTGGATTTGGTTTATCTTCATTAATAATTTCGAGAAAAATTAAAAAGGTAAATACAAGAATGCTTATAGTAGAATAATAATTGATATAGATTTGTTTTTTGATGAGACCACGGAAAAAGATTATCAATTTGCATTGCGACAAAAAAAGCGTAAACAAAAGAAGAGAGGGCATTAGTCTCTGTGCTTTTGTTTGAAACTTAATATTCAAAATTAGTAAGCGAAGCCTTTGGTTAAATCATGATTAATAGGCTTCGTTATTATTTTATTTAAGTAAAAATATTTGGTAAAATTAGTTGATTTTCCTTTTTTATATGCTATACTTAGTAAGGGTTGCTTAATTTTTTTAAATACATACATTTCTTCTTGAAATAGAAATATACTTATATGTTTATGAGATGAAGAATACAAAGAGAATAAAAGACGTGTCAATTAGAACTTATATTAACTTAGCAAAAATGAGCAGGATTTAAATCAGCAATATTAACTATTTTTTTAAATGATAAAAAATTACCTGGCAAATTGATAGAGTTTTAAGCATATTTTTTATAAACTTTGGTGTCTTACTAAATGACATTAAAGTTTTTTTCTTTTCTAAGGGCGACTGTGTTATTGTGAAAAATTTAAAAATAAATTCAAACTTTAATGGAGGTAACAAAATGTTTAAAAATATGAAAATAAGGAAAAAGATAATCTCTGGATTTACTTGTATGACTATTATTATAGTGATATTTTGTGGAATATTTGTTAGTAGCACATTGCGTACAAAACAAAGAAATGATATGAATACTCATACTTATAAAGTTATTCTTAATTATAAGTCACTACTTGAATCTCTCATCAATGCTGAAACTGGACAAAGAGGATATTTGATATCAGGAGAGAAAGAATTTCTCGAACCATTTGATGCAAACGTTGAAAAATGTAGAACTACATTAGTAGAACTGAAAGAACTTACATCGGGCAACCAGAAACAGCAGGAAAATTTAAATGTCATAGAGCAAAAA contains these protein-coding regions:
- a CDS encoding FtsX-like permease family protein, translated to MYRLNSEFEVTMYDYTVSNSDEVELIAEEISEEYGEKIKVTTLGDIMKSVKTISDLSGVIVLIVYIISIIFVLVVAYMVCSKVFFRERKDFGIYKAFGFTSTNLRMQFVLRFLIVAVIGSTIGTILSVIFSKKVIGLVLKMMGITNFNANYSVMGIVGPILLLSLGFGLSSLIISRKIKKVNTRMLIVE